In bacterium, the DNA window AAGATGGTGAAGCCCCCTTTCGCCGGTATCCCCTATATACATAGCCGGCCTTTTTCTTACAGCTTCAATTCCCCCTAATACCTTAATGGTTTTCGCGTCATACTTGTGCTGTTCGATTTTTTTCATCTATCTTCCATCCTCTTTCGTTCCAAAATCCGCAATCCTGAATTTTATATCTTTTATCTTCTTTAAACCCGTATGTTTTTTCAGCGAGCTTAACATCTTTGCTTTAAAAAAAGTATTCAGTTCCGCCATCCACGCCGAATTATCAACTTTTATATATAAAACATTCTTATAAACTTTGTCGGGAAAAGCATGCTTTGATATTTCTTTTCCCACAATATCATCCCATTTCTCAAACACCGTGGCCTCGTCAAGCCTCTTCTCGAGATCCAGGTCTTTCAGGACATCCCTTACGATGTCCTTTATGGGTTTATATCCTCTCTCCTGCAACATTTCCGTTAAACACCCTGAAAATTTTAGCTTTAGCGCCGATAGACTCTATCTCTTTCTTGTCGGTACAGGTAATAAATATCTGCGCGTTTCCCTTCAGCGACGGCAAAAAAGCTCTTTTTCTTTCCCTGTCCAGAACAGGCAGAACATCATCCGCCAATATCAACGGGGTCTCGTTCGTTTCCTGTTTCATCAATATAAACTCTGCGTTTTTAAGAGATAAAACAGCGCTTCTCTGCTGGCCTTCCGAACCAAACAGCCTTACATCCTTGCCGTTTATAAAAAAATCGATGTCATCCCTGTGCGGCCCTGTCGTCGTACACAATTTCTCGGCGTCTTTTCTCCTGTGCTTTTCGTAATGGATAAATATTTCTTTTTTACTTATTTCTTTTACTTTTATCGACGGCCTGTATTCGATGCGCAACCGTTCTTTCCCGCTTGTTATATCTCTGTGATATTCATCGGCTTTTTCCGCGAGCCTTGCTATAACCTTTTCCCTTTTGCCCATTATAAAAGCGGCGCTTTCCGCCAGCTGCTCATCCCATAAAAAAGAGTTGTTCTTATTCCCGTATTTCCTTACAGCAAAATTACGCCTTATAAGCACCTGTTTGAATTTTTGCAGAACGCCTACATACTTTCTGTCAATCTGAGAAATACATATATCCAAAAACCTTCTTCTCTTGAAAGGGTTACCCTTTAAAAGAAAAATATCCTCGGGGGTAAAAATAACCACCCTTAAAATCCCTATCAAGTCCGAGAGCTTGCTTACCCTCTTGGAATTTAAACTGACTTTTCTTTCTTTTTGGGAAAACAGTATTCTTAATTTTTTTTCGGTACCGTTGGAGATTCTGCATCCCAGTAAAAACTTATCGCTATCCCAGGATATCAGGCTTTTCCTTTCGAGTGTCCGAAACGATCTCGCTGTGGCAAGAAAATATATTGCTTCCAGTATATTTGTTTTGCCCTGGGCGTTCTTTCCCCATAAAACATTTATGTCATCGGAAAAATCAATTTTAAGCGACTTATAATTTCTAAAATCCCTGAGTTCAAGGGACTTTAACCTCATTAAGAAATCCTCATCGGCATTATCACATATATAAAACTATTTCCTGATTTAACAACCCCGGGGTTTAAAGAATCGTTGAATTCAAATGTTATTTCTTCTTCTTCCAGGCTCTTAAGCACATCCGTTAAAAAATCAGGGTTGAAAGCCATTTTAACTTCCTCGTCTTTATAACCGAGCGGTATTTCCCCTTTGTACTCCCCTACGTCAGGGGCATTGGACTCAACCAGAAGTTGTCCTTTTGAAAAAGTAAGTTTTACGGATTTGGATTTATCACTGGTTATCAACGATGCTCTTTTTATAACAGCCAGTATTTCCTCTCTCGATATTTTAACCTGCTGTTTTGATTTTTTCGGTATTACCTGTTCATAGTCGGGAAACCTTCCCTCTATAAGCTTAGAAACCAGAATAATGCTGTCAAACTCAAACATTATCTGGTTTTCTGAAATTTTAATCTTGATTTCATCGTCTCCGGTTAACATTCTCATAAGCTCGTTTATCGCCTTTGACGGCACAATGACACCATCCCTGTTTTCACCGTCATCCGATGTAACCGCCGATGCCAGCGCCAGCCTCCTGCCGTCCGTGGCGACCATTGTCATATATCCATCCTTAACCATAATATAAATTCCGTTCAGCGTATACCTGGTCTCTTCCTGTGAAACGGCGTATGATGTTTTTTTGATAAGGTCTTTTATCGCGCTCTTCTTCATTGTAATAGCGCCGCTGTCCTTAAAAATAGGTATTTTGGGGAAGTCATCCTTAGATAAACCCATTATCCTGAAATTATCTTTTTTTGATGTGATTGTGGCAATATTATTTTCCGTTATGTCTATCTCTATAACATCGCCGGGAAAGTCT includes these proteins:
- a CDS encoding DUF721 domain-containing protein, with product MLQERGYKPIKDIVRDVLKDLDLEKRLDEATVFEKWDDIVGKEISKHAFPDKVYKNVLYIKVDNSAWMAELNTFFKAKMLSSLKKHTGLKKIKDIKFRIADFGTKEDGR
- the recF gene encoding DNA replication/repair protein RecF: MRLKSLELRDFRNYKSLKIDFSDDINVLWGKNAQGKTNILEAIYFLATARSFRTLERKSLISWDSDKFLLGCRISNGTEKKLRILFSQKERKVSLNSKRVSKLSDLIGILRVVIFTPEDIFLLKGNPFKRRRFLDICISQIDRKYVGVLQKFKQVLIRRNFAVRKYGNKNNSFLWDEQLAESAAFIMGKREKVIARLAEKADEYHRDITSGKERLRIEYRPSIKVKEISKKEIFIHYEKHRRKDAEKLCTTTGPHRDDIDFFINGKDVRLFGSEGQQRSAVLSLKNAEFILMKQETNETPLILADDVLPVLDRERKRAFLPSLKGNAQIFITCTDKKEIESIGAKAKIFRVFNGNVAGERI
- the dnaN gene encoding DNA polymerase III subunit beta, which translates into the protein MKISCSKDALLNGLQSVQSIVSTKGALPILLNVLIETEDESVSLSTTDLEIGIKSRVEAKIKKKGGTTLPAKRLFGIVKDFPGDVIEIDITENNIATITSKKDNFRIMGLSKDDFPKIPIFKDSGAITMKKSAIKDLIKKTSYAVSQEETRYTLNGIYIMVKDGYMTMVATDGRRLALASAVTSDDGENRDGVIVPSKAINELMRMLTGDDEIKIKISENQIMFEFDSIILVSKLIEGRFPDYEQVIPKKSKQQVKISREEILAVIKRASLITSDKSKSVKLTFSKGQLLVESNAPDVGEYKGEIPLGYKDEEVKMAFNPDFLTDVLKSLEEEEITFEFNDSLNPGVVKSGNSFIYVIMPMRIS